From one Rhodothermales bacterium genomic stretch:
- a CDS encoding DUF4175 family protein, translating to MASNQRVLALVRMVRQRLRRRALIQGVALTLLTMLFFVVLYLLVYLNTEIDLKYLIAGAALAGVAVLYVAIRFIVQPLLLKMDDRQVALFVEEKIPGLEDRLNSAVEVNAQQAQAGSLLDRLIEDAVQQVRAIPITTVVDRKKERIMAIAAGAGALLFLVYGYYASDDILSAFSGARYQLVSAIEQPLMSIAPGTIEIERGATQEIIAEFRDASEAEVFVTYRTEGGEWRKEPMQKGLGQPVYLFEFADVQAPLEYFVQRDELQSDIFSITLYAFPEIEQIDLRYTYPAYTGLPPRVDENRGDIRGLKGAKVTVSVRATGDLEEAALVMDSGRRLPLQTAGDGVYRAELVLDTEDMYHVELNDRAGKQNKFPDDYLIVPEDDESPRITITDPQQDVRVNAIEEVVIAARAEDDYGVKDLRLRFSVNGADEETVALMPADKAREQAVSGDYVFFLEDYELEPGDVISYYVEAEDFFAGREAEASDMYFIEVAPFDRRFTQANNMGGGGGGGGMQSRTVVSQQEIIAATWKLHRQRNQGTPEAFQEAVRGLVQAQTSLKESIEEKIGSTAFSLELRDSEESQKIVEYLRNAIDEMDGAIDQLDDANLEEALAPERRALNHLLRADALNRDRQVAMNRDQQGGGGGGGGSMEDRMTELMDLELDISRDKYEMQQQQSPQAGGGGGEQAMDDALQRIKELARKQQRLANQREQSLQGEDKKRFIERLKRDQDELRQQAEDLAQQMQQMSRSEEGMSRDMQQGLQRAIDNMREAERALRNGDDQQASAKQQQALNELDQLQQDMRMAGSDSKREMLDEFVRDFEEMREQEERLGRDIASALEKAQREGRIEREKLENLQENRESMRNNLDRLKRQAESLEAGIREEDPEAATTLRNMLQQMRRDDLEKNMDDSQTALDRGWVDFAERVQDKIDESLRGLTTQARELQENLPQTDEDQLRRALSDLQDIRERMQEAQERAGGQQPSPNGQQQGQQQSQQGQQQGQQQGDPGQQGQQQGEGQQGQQQSQQQGQGGGQGGERARQAQAARLQQQARQAQETLERLQEQFGEDEGIQRSLSRAQQSMRRVGDNSFTGVLIDEESAKDFFNENVYDPLSDLEMLLSRQLDDIEMEKKLYGSRNAEVPDEYRDAVDRYYESLSKSKNE from the coding sequence ATGGCATCAAACCAACGCGTCCTCGCCCTCGTCCGCATGGTCCGGCAGCGGCTGCGCCGGCGCGCCCTCATCCAGGGTGTCGCGCTCACGTTGTTGACCATGCTGTTTTTCGTGGTCCTGTACCTGCTGGTTTATCTCAATACCGAGATCGACCTGAAGTACCTGATCGCGGGCGCGGCGCTGGCGGGTGTGGCAGTGCTTTATGTGGCCATCCGGTTTATCGTCCAGCCGTTGCTGCTGAAGATGGATGACCGTCAGGTGGCGCTGTTCGTCGAGGAGAAGATCCCGGGGCTCGAAGACCGCCTCAACAGCGCGGTGGAAGTGAACGCGCAGCAGGCGCAGGCCGGCTCGCTGCTCGACCGCCTCATCGAGGACGCGGTGCAGCAGGTGCGCGCGATCCCGATCACGACCGTCGTCGACCGCAAGAAAGAGCGCATCATGGCCATCGCGGCCGGCGCCGGCGCGCTGCTCTTCCTCGTCTACGGCTATTACGCGTCGGACGATATCCTGAGCGCCTTCTCGGGGGCGCGCTACCAGCTGGTGTCGGCCATCGAGCAGCCGCTGATGTCCATCGCGCCCGGCACGATCGAGATCGAACGGGGCGCGACACAGGAAATCATCGCCGAGTTTCGGGACGCGTCCGAAGCGGAGGTGTTCGTCACCTATCGCACGGAAGGCGGCGAGTGGCGGAAAGAGCCCATGCAGAAGGGTCTCGGCCAGCCGGTTTATCTTTTCGAATTCGCCGATGTCCAGGCGCCCCTCGAGTATTTCGTGCAGCGGGATGAGTTGCAGTCGGACATCTTCTCGATCACCCTCTACGCGTTCCCCGAGATCGAGCAGATCGACCTGCGCTACACCTATCCCGCCTACACGGGCCTGCCCCCGCGCGTCGACGAAAATCGGGGCGACATCCGCGGGCTCAAGGGCGCGAAGGTAACCGTCAGCGTGCGGGCGACGGGCGACCTCGAGGAAGCGGCCCTCGTGATGGATAGCGGCCGCCGGCTTCCGCTCCAGACCGCCGGCGACGGGGTCTACCGCGCCGAACTCGTGCTCGACACCGAGGACATGTACCATGTGGAGCTCAACGACCGCGCCGGCAAGCAGAACAAGTTTCCGGACGACTACCTGATCGTCCCCGAAGACGACGAATCCCCGCGGATCACGATCACCGATCCCCAGCAGGACGTGCGGGTGAACGCCATCGAGGAAGTCGTCATCGCCGCGCGCGCGGAGGACGACTACGGGGTCAAGGATCTCCGGCTACGGTTCTCGGTGAACGGGGCCGACGAGGAGACGGTCGCGCTCATGCCGGCGGACAAGGCGCGCGAGCAGGCCGTGTCCGGCGACTACGTGTTTTTCCTGGAGGATTACGAGCTGGAGCCCGGCGACGTGATTTCGTATTACGTCGAGGCGGAAGACTTCTTCGCCGGCCGCGAGGCCGAGGCGTCCGACATGTATTTCATCGAGGTGGCGCCGTTCGACCGCCGCTTCACCCAGGCGAACAACATGGGCGGCGGCGGGGGCGGCGGCGGGATGCAGAGCCGCACCGTCGTGAGCCAGCAGGAGATCATCGCGGCCACGTGGAAGCTGCATCGCCAGCGGAATCAGGGGACACCCGAAGCGTTCCAGGAGGCCGTGCGCGGTCTCGTCCAGGCGCAGACGAGCCTGAAGGAGAGCATCGAGGAGAAGATTGGATCGACGGCGTTTTCCCTCGAGCTGCGCGACAGCGAGGAGAGCCAGAAAATCGTCGAATACCTCCGCAATGCCATCGATGAGATGGACGGGGCGATCGACCAGCTGGACGACGCCAACCTCGAGGAGGCCCTCGCGCCGGAACGCCGCGCCCTGAACCATCTGCTCCGCGCCGACGCGCTCAACCGGGACCGCCAGGTGGCGATGAACCGCGACCAGCAGGGCGGCGGCGGGGGCGGTGGCGGTTCGATGGAGGACCGCATGACCGAGCTGATGGATCTGGAGCTCGACATCTCGCGCGACAAGTACGAGATGCAGCAGCAGCAGAGCCCGCAGGCCGGCGGGGGCGGCGGCGAACAGGCCATGGACGACGCGCTCCAGCGCATCAAGGAGCTGGCCCGCAAGCAGCAGCGCCTCGCCAACCAGCGCGAGCAGTCGCTGCAGGGTGAGGACAAAAAACGCTTCATCGAGCGCCTCAAACGCGACCAGGACGAGCTGCGCCAGCAGGCGGAAGACCTCGCCCAGCAGATGCAGCAGATGAGCCGCAGCGAGGAGGGGATGTCCCGCGACATGCAGCAGGGGCTCCAGCGCGCCATCGACAACATGCGTGAGGCCGAACGCGCCCTGCGCAACGGCGACGACCAGCAGGCGTCCGCCAAACAGCAGCAGGCGCTCAACGAGCTCGACCAGCTCCAGCAGGATATGCGCATGGCCGGCTCGGACAGCAAGCGCGAGATGCTCGACGAGTTCGTGCGCGACTTCGAGGAGATGCGCGAGCAGGAGGAACGCCTCGGCCGCGACATCGCCTCCGCCCTGGAAAAAGCCCAGCGCGAGGGGCGGATCGAACGCGAAAAACTCGAAAACCTGCAGGAAAACCGCGAGAGCATGCGGAATAACCTCGACCGACTCAAACGGCAGGCCGAGTCGCTCGAAGCCGGCATCCGCGAGGAAGACCCCGAGGCCGCCACCACGCTGCGTAACATGCTCCAGCAGATGCGGCGGGACGACCTCGAAAAGAATATGGACGATTCGCAGACCGCGCTCGACCGCGGCTGGGTGGACTTCGCCGAACGGGTCCAGGACAAGATCGACGAGAGCCTGCGAGGCCTCACGACCCAGGCGCGCGAACTCCAGGAAAACCTTCCGCAGACCGACGAGGATCAGCTCCGCCGCGCGCTGAGCGATCTGCAGGATATCCGCGAACGCATGCAGGAAGCGCAGGAACGCGCCGGCGGCCAGCAGCCGAGCCCGAACGGGCAGCAGCAGGGGCAGCAACAGAGCCAGCAGGGCCAGCAGCAAGGCCAACAGCAGGGCGACCCCGGTCAGCAGGGCCAGCAGCAGGGAGAGGGCCAGCAAGGCCAGCAGCAGAGCCAGCAACAGGGTCAGGGCGGAGGCCAGGGGGGCGAGCGCGCCCGGCAGGCCCAGGCCGCGCGTCTCCAGCAGCAGGCGCGCCAGGCGCAGGAAACCCTCGAACGGCTCCAGGAGCAGTTCGGGGAGGATGAGGGCATCCAGCGAAGCCTCTCGCGCGCCCAGCAATCCATGCGCCGCGTCGGCGACAACAGCTTCACGGGCGTGCTAATCGACGAGGAGTCGGCGAAGGATTTCTTTAACGAAAACGTCTACGACCCGCTGTCCGACCTCGAGATGCTGCTGTCGCGCCAGCTCGACGACATCGAGATGGAAAAGAAACTCTACGGCTCCCGCAACGCGGAGGTGCCGGACGAATACCGCGACGCGGTCGACCGCTATTACGAGTCGCTCTCGAAGTCAAAAAATGAATGA
- a CDS encoding PRC-barrel domain-containing protein, translating into MRPYTLSSSSLNHTKVRNTAGEHLGEVKDFMVDLNTGRIAYAVLSFGGFLGIGDKLFAIPWAAMKVNTEDEVFVLDVDKKRLEKAPGFDENNWPSSADARFLDTIYAFYRTEPYWQS; encoded by the coding sequence ATGCGACCCTATACATTGTCCAGCAGCTCCCTCAATCATACCAAGGTCCGCAACACCGCCGGCGAGCACCTCGGTGAAGTCAAAGATTTCATGGTGGACCTCAATACCGGCCGTATCGCCTATGCCGTGCTGTCGTTCGGCGGCTTTCTGGGCATCGGCGACAAGCTGTTCGCCATTCCCTGGGCGGCGATGAAGGTGAATACCGAGGATGAAGTCTTCGTCCTGGATGTCGACAAGAAGCGGCTCGAAAAAGCCCCGGGTTTTGACGAGAACAACTGGCCGAGTTCGGCCGACGCCCGCTTCCTGGATACCATCTACGCCTTCTACCGCACGGAGCCCTACTGGCAGTCGTAA
- a CDS encoding T9SS type A sorting domain-containing protein, producing MASLRLQFAFLILLFPFLNPAAGQDRTDLPNPILFVTHLPMPTEWMMFSQSFGNHLGNVSNAGRGGDLWIYYPAQDSLKNLTALAGFGTEGFQGATSIAVRDPQVHRDGAKAVFSMAVGATEQQYQHVAYYWQLYEVTGLGIDETPVITRVPNQPADYNNIAPFYGTDDRILFTSDRPRNGERHLYPQRDEYESAPTVTGIWSLDPASGDLFLMNHAPSGSFTPFIDRFGRVLSTRWDHLQRDQQNYPGSSSGAYNWTDESPSSSKTSSNDEVYPEPRERVGDVNGHTIELFLPWQINEDGTGEEVLNHLGRHELVGYFEQSFLDDSALDAFIPNRPNSIPIRNLFQLAENPQVPGEYVGIDAPTFYQHTSGPIVRLYAPPGMNPDSIRVERLTADEYADGHYRHPRPLSNGWMIASHTDYAGASDNLGSRTQPESPFRFRLRVLQQSGSTLTPGAFITEGIHKAVSYWDPDEMVTYSAEVPMWEFSPVEVAARPRPARTAGVIEAPEQQIFDEEGVDVDRLKRFLKENDLALVVSRNVTKRDAADTQQPYNLRVAGTSTETTGSGGKMYDISHLQIFQGDQLRGYEASPGGRRVIAQPMHDAASNPDTSGPAGSVEIAGDGSVAAFVPARRALSWQLVDEQALPVVRERYWLSLQPGEIRSCSGCHGANTVTQDGSLPPVNPPEALRNLMRFYLEQPTAVEPVGVARDTELLGNYPNPFNPETVIRYRTDKAGPVLLAVYAVTGQEVARLVDGFQAAGEHAVPWKPAGAASGVYIYRLTTNDRTFAGKMVLAK from the coding sequence ATGGCATCGCTACGACTCCAATTCGCGTTTCTAATTCTGCTCTTCCCGTTCCTGAACCCGGCCGCCGGCCAGGATCGCACCGATCTCCCCAACCCCATCCTCTTCGTCACCCATCTCCCGATGCCGACGGAGTGGATGATGTTCTCGCAATCCTTCGGCAACCACCTCGGCAACGTCTCGAACGCCGGCCGCGGCGGCGACCTCTGGATCTATTATCCCGCCCAGGACAGCCTCAAGAACCTCACCGCGCTCGCCGGCTTCGGTACGGAAGGCTTCCAGGGCGCGACGAGCATCGCCGTCCGCGACCCGCAGGTGCACCGGGACGGCGCGAAGGCCGTCTTCAGCATGGCCGTCGGCGCGACGGAGCAGCAGTATCAGCACGTAGCCTACTACTGGCAACTCTACGAGGTGACCGGTCTGGGGATCGACGAGACGCCCGTCATCACCAGGGTCCCGAACCAGCCGGCGGACTACAACAACATCGCCCCGTTCTACGGCACCGACGACCGCATCCTCTTTACATCGGACCGCCCCCGCAACGGCGAGCGCCACCTGTATCCCCAGCGCGACGAGTACGAATCCGCCCCGACCGTTACCGGCATCTGGTCGCTCGATCCGGCGTCGGGCGATCTCTTCCTGATGAACCACGCGCCGTCGGGCAGCTTTACGCCGTTCATCGACCGCTTCGGGCGGGTGCTGTCCACGCGGTGGGATCACCTCCAGCGCGACCAGCAAAATTACCCCGGCAGTTCCAGCGGCGCGTACAACTGGACCGACGAGTCGCCGTCCTCGTCGAAGACGTCGTCGAACGATGAAGTGTATCCCGAGCCTCGCGAGCGGGTGGGGGATGTGAACGGCCACACGATCGAGCTCTTTCTGCCGTGGCAGATCAACGAAGACGGCACCGGCGAGGAGGTGCTGAACCACCTGGGCCGGCACGAACTCGTCGGGTACTTCGAGCAGAGTTTTCTGGACGACAGCGCCCTGGATGCGTTCATCCCGAATCGCCCGAACTCGATCCCCATTCGCAACCTGTTCCAGCTGGCCGAGAATCCGCAGGTACCCGGGGAGTATGTGGGGATCGATGCGCCGACGTTTTACCAGCACACGTCCGGCCCCATCGTCCGGCTCTACGCGCCGCCGGGCATGAATCCGGATTCGATCCGGGTCGAGCGCCTCACCGCGGATGAATACGCCGACGGTCACTACCGGCATCCGCGGCCGCTCTCGAACGGGTGGATGATCGCGTCGCACACCGACTACGCCGGCGCGTCCGACAACCTCGGTTCGCGCACGCAGCCGGAGTCGCCATTCCGGTTCAGGCTGCGCGTCCTGCAGCAGAGCGGGAGTACCTTGACGCCGGGCGCGTTCATCACCGAAGGCATCCACAAAGCCGTCTCGTACTGGGATCCCGACGAGATGGTGACCTACAGCGCGGAGGTCCCGATGTGGGAATTCAGCCCGGTGGAAGTCGCGGCCCGTCCGAGGCCGGCGCGGACGGCCGGCGTCATCGAAGCCCCCGAGCAGCAGATCTTCGATGAGGAGGGCGTGGACGTCGATCGGCTCAAGCGGTTTTTGAAGGAGAACGATCTGGCGCTGGTCGTCAGCCGCAACGTCACGAAGCGGGACGCGGCGGACACGCAGCAGCCCTACAACCTGCGGGTGGCCGGCACGTCGACCGAAACGACCGGGTCGGGCGGCAAGATGTACGATATCTCGCACCTGCAGATCTTTCAGGGCGACCAGCTACGCGGCTACGAGGCGAGCCCGGGCGGACGGCGCGTGATCGCGCAGCCCATGCACGACGCCGCCAGTAACCCGGATACATCGGGGCCGGCCGGCAGCGTCGAAATCGCCGGCGACGGCTCCGTGGCGGCGTTTGTGCCAGCGCGGCGCGCGCTGTCGTGGCAGCTGGTCGACGAACAGGCCTTGCCCGTCGTGCGCGAACGGTACTGGCTCAGCCTGCAGCCCGGCGAAATCCGGTCGTGCAGCGGGTGCCACGGCGCAAACACCGTGACGCAGGACGGCAGCCTGCCGCCCGTCAATCCGCCCGAAGCGCTCCGCAACCTCATGCGCTTCTATCTGGAGCAGCCCACGGCGGTGGAGCCCGTCGGCGTCGCCCGGGATACGGAGCTGCTCGGCAACTATCCCAACCCGTTCAATCCCGAAACCGTCATCCGCTACCGCACGGACAAGGCCGGCCCCGTCCTGCTGGCCGTCTATGCCGTCACCGGCCAGGAAGTGGCCCGGCTGGTGGACGGATTTCAGGCGGCGGGCGAACATGCGGTGCCCTGGAAGCCGGCCGGCGCGGCCAGCGGCGTATACATCTATCGGCTGACGACGAACGACAGGACCTTCGCGGGGAAGATGGTGCTGGCTAAATAA
- a CDS encoding OmpA family protein → MTFQRITYASRVPTILSLVVCLLASGCARLSNTEKGAAVGAGAGTVVGGAIGKAAGSTAKGAILGAIVGGTAGAVIGQQMDRQAAELEQELEDAEVQRIGEGIVVTFDSGILFDFDSAGLREEARSNLRELAQSLDEYDNTDVLIVGHTDAVGDASYNLALSERRAASAAQYLATLGIPVNRVETSARGEAEPIASNDTDYGRQQNRRVEVAIYADEAYREEIAESR, encoded by the coding sequence ATGACATTCCAACGGATTACGTACGCATCCCGGGTGCCGACCATCCTGTCCCTGGTGGTCTGCCTTCTCGCTTCCGGCTGCGCCCGACTCAGCAACACCGAGAAAGGCGCCGCTGTAGGCGCCGGCGCCGGCACGGTGGTCGGCGGCGCGATCGGCAAGGCAGCCGGCAGCACCGCCAAAGGCGCCATTCTGGGCGCCATCGTGGGCGGGACGGCCGGCGCGGTGATCGGTCAGCAGATGGACCGGCAGGCGGCCGAGCTCGAACAGGAACTCGAAGATGCCGAGGTGCAGCGCATCGGCGAAGGCATCGTCGTCACGTTCGACTCCGGCATCCTGTTCGATTTCGACTCGGCCGGCTTGCGCGAAGAGGCTCGGTCCAACCTGCGCGAACTGGCCCAGAGCCTGGATGAATACGACAACACCGACGTGCTCATCGTCGGCCATACCGATGCCGTCGGCGACGCGTCCTACAACCTCGCGCTCTCCGAGCGGCGGGCCGCGTCGGCCGCGCAGTATCTCGCCACGCTGGGCATTCCTGTAAATCGCGTCGAGACCTCGGCGCGCGGCGAGGCCGAGCCCATCGCATCCAACGATACGGACTACGGTCGGCAGCAGAATCGCCGCGTCGAGGTGGCCATCTACGCCGACGAAGCCTACCGCGAAGAGATCGCGGAGAGCCGCTAA
- a CDS encoding DUF1328 domain-containing protein has product MLRLAFVALIVALIAGILGFGGIAGAAMGVAKFAFFVFIVIAVLLFVIGKRVVT; this is encoded by the coding sequence ATGTTACGTCTTGCCTTTGTTGCCCTCATCGTCGCCCTCATCGCCGGCATTCTCGGCTTCGGCGGCATCGCCGGCGCCGCCATGGGTGTCGCCAAGTTCGCCTTCTTCGTGTTCATCGTCATCGCCGTCCTCCTGTTCGTCATCGGGAAGCGGGTGGTTACCTGA
- a CDS encoding glutamine amidotransferase → MPHTWLERLFKFNSLQFSEGEIGVQAGQWLWVIVGLVVLLAVLFAVFYGITNLFASTRARAFSLSLRLAALALLALPLLEPVLITPDVVPDENFVAVLVDASESMSIPDAGEGRTRLGEASSLLYAPGRALAAGLEEHFKVRYYTFGERVSRVDSVQHAAPDAGGTDLSEALDRVISDFRGVPLSGVVMMTDGGDNSDGVPLNEAEELRAMDVPLHVIGIGQTAFAQDRELLDAVVTRSVEETTGAEIEVKVRSWAAEPEPVAFNLFRGEDRVFTETRQLKGEGKVDQFTFFYEPESTDAREYTLTIEEAPGEQNTANNAHHVLIDTRQDTIRVLYIDGHLRPEFKFSKRAMEDDQVIEVSSVARTGPAQFYRQGIQSAGQLQGGFPRDRAEMFRYHAILLGDMEAGAFTLDQLELMEDFVRERGGGFLMIGGTKTFAEGDYWNTRVADMLPIEIDPSRRYVVPPSFGDTEGAPEEQGFRFVPTAVGMENPILKLSPDGDNNRLLWDGMPGLTSINYLGRIKPGAVVLAEKPDDAFGSSEPLLAVQRYGRGRTAALATASTWRWQMHLEAEDRRHERFWRQLIRWLVASAPQPVDVTIEGRRFAPGDEVPVSVRLYDADFSPVDDAQVTGYVVDPYGAQQAVTFQADLAEAGAYIATFVPQDLGVYELEVEARAGDAVRQALPQSFLVRSSQKEYFDATLKRDLLQRLAQASGGFYYEPTEASTIPDNLRGRRTSTSIYHAEYLWDMPALWGLILLLLCVEWVWRRRQGLP, encoded by the coding sequence ATGCCCCATACCTGGTTAGAACGTCTTTTCAAGTTCAACAGCCTGCAGTTCTCGGAAGGCGAGATCGGCGTGCAGGCCGGCCAGTGGCTATGGGTGATCGTAGGGCTGGTGGTGCTGCTGGCCGTGTTGTTCGCGGTGTTCTACGGGATCACGAACCTCTTCGCATCTACGCGGGCCCGCGCGTTTTCGCTGTCCCTCCGCCTGGCGGCGCTGGCCCTGCTGGCGCTGCCCCTGCTCGAACCGGTCCTCATCACGCCGGACGTCGTGCCGGACGAAAACTTCGTCGCCGTCCTCGTGGACGCGTCGGAGAGCATGTCGATCCCAGACGCCGGCGAGGGGCGCACGCGTCTGGGCGAGGCGTCGTCGCTCCTCTATGCCCCCGGGCGCGCGCTCGCCGCCGGCCTGGAAGAGCATTTCAAGGTGCGCTACTACACCTTCGGCGAACGGGTCAGCCGGGTCGACAGCGTGCAGCACGCGGCTCCCGACGCCGGCGGCACCGACCTTTCCGAGGCGCTCGACCGCGTGATTTCCGACTTTCGGGGCGTCCCGCTCTCCGGTGTCGTCATGATGACCGACGGCGGCGACAACAGCGACGGCGTGCCGCTCAACGAGGCGGAGGAACTCCGCGCGATGGATGTGCCGCTCCACGTCATCGGCATCGGACAGACGGCCTTCGCGCAGGACCGCGAGCTGCTCGACGCCGTCGTGACGCGGAGCGTGGAGGAGACCACCGGCGCCGAGATCGAGGTGAAGGTGCGCAGCTGGGCGGCCGAACCCGAACCCGTGGCGTTTAACCTCTTCCGGGGCGAGGACCGCGTCTTCACCGAAACGCGGCAGCTCAAAGGGGAAGGCAAGGTCGATCAGTTTACGTTTTTCTACGAGCCCGAGTCCACCGACGCCCGCGAGTACACGTTGACGATCGAGGAGGCCCCGGGCGAGCAAAACACCGCCAACAATGCGCACCACGTCCTGATCGACACGCGGCAGGACACGATCCGGGTGCTGTACATCGACGGCCACCTCCGGCCCGAGTTCAAGTTCTCGAAGCGGGCGATGGAGGACGACCAGGTGATCGAGGTGTCGTCGGTGGCGCGGACCGGGCCGGCGCAGTTCTACCGGCAGGGCATCCAGAGCGCCGGCCAGCTCCAGGGCGGGTTTCCGCGCGACCGGGCGGAGATGTTTCGTTATCACGCCATCCTGCTCGGCGACATGGAGGCCGGCGCGTTTACGCTGGATCAGCTGGAACTGATGGAGGACTTCGTCCGCGAACGCGGCGGTGGCTTCCTGATGATCGGGGGGACGAAGACGTTCGCCGAGGGCGACTACTGGAATACCCGCGTGGCCGACATGCTCCCGATCGAAATCGACCCGAGCCGGCGCTACGTCGTCCCGCCGTCCTTTGGCGATACGGAGGGGGCGCCCGAAGAGCAGGGCTTCCGGTTTGTCCCCACGGCCGTGGGGATGGAGAACCCGATCCTCAAGCTCTCGCCCGACGGCGACAACAACCGGCTGTTGTGGGACGGGATGCCCGGCCTCACCAGCATCAACTACCTCGGCCGCATCAAGCCCGGCGCGGTCGTCCTTGCCGAGAAGCCCGACGATGCATTCGGATCGTCCGAGCCGCTGCTCGCCGTGCAGCGTTACGGCCGCGGCCGCACCGCCGCCCTCGCTACGGCCAGCACGTGGCGCTGGCAGATGCACCTGGAAGCCGAAGATCGCCGGCATGAGCGGTTCTGGCGTCAGCTCATCCGCTGGCTGGTGGCCTCCGCGCCGCAGCCGGTGGACGTGACGATCGAGGGCCGGCGTTTTGCACCGGGGGATGAGGTGCCGGTCTCCGTCCGCCTCTACGATGCCGACTTCAGCCCGGTCGACGACGCCCAGGTGACCGGCTATGTCGTCGATCCGTACGGCGCGCAGCAGGCGGTGACGTTTCAGGCCGACCTCGCCGAAGCGGGCGCCTACATCGCGACGTTCGTGCCGCAGGATCTCGGGGTGTACGAGCTGGAGGTGGAAGCCCGCGCCGGCGACGCCGTCCGGCAGGCGCTGCCGCAGAGCTTTCTCGTGCGGTCTTCGCAGAAGGAGTATTTCGACGCCACGCTGAAACGCGATCTCCTCCAGCGGCTTGCCCAGGCCAGCGGCGGATTTTATTATGAACCGACGGAGGCGTCCACGATCCCCGACAACCTGCGGGGCCGGCGGACGAGTACATCGATCTACCACGCCGAATACCTGTGGGACATGCCGGCCCTCTGGGGGCTCATCCTCCTGCTGCTCTGCGTCGAGTGGGTCTGGCGCCGGCGACAGGGCCTGCCGTAG